The stretch of DNA CGTATAAAACCCGCATTTCTTCCGACTTCAGCTCCAGCTGCTTCTTTTCTTTCATGGCCAAAAATGGCAGTGATGTAAAGGAAATTCGTTTATCCGGATCCACTGCTTTTACAGCCAAACCGAACGTCTGATCAAATAAATACAGTTCATTGAAATCCATTTGATTGAAGTCACGGCCAAGACCGGCAATGAACACATAAGGAAATTCAAGTCCCTTGGAAGAATGGATTGTCATTAAACGGACGACGTTTTCTTTTTCACTCATTGCACGTGCTGTTCCCAAGTCGTCTCCACGCTTTTTCATTCGGTCGATAAATCGCAAAAAGCGGAAAAGTCCACGGAAGGACGATTTTTCATAAGACAGTGCACGGTCATGCAACGCACGCAAGTTCGCTTGTCTTTGTTTTCCTCCTGGCATGGCGCCGACCATTTCGTAATAGTGGGTATCCATATAAATTCGCCAGATTAAATCTGCCAATGATCCCCGTCGTGCCAAATCACGCCATTCTTCATAATGAAGGAAGAATCGCTGCAGCTTTTCAGCTGTTTCGGAAGCGATGCCACTGCCACCCATTCGGACGAAGTTTTTAAGTGCTTCATAAAATGGTTCTTTAGGAGCGGATAGACGGATATGGGAAAGCTCTGCTTCCGTTAACCCGACAAATGGTGCCCTTAGCACCGAAGCCAGGGGAATATCCTGATATGGATTATCGACAATACGCAGGGTATTCAACATAATCATCACTTCAAGCGCATCAAAATAACCTTTTGAAAGGTTAGCATATAACGGAATGCCCGCCTGCTTGAATTCTTCCGTTAGATCAGCTGACCAAGTCATAGATCTCGTCAGGATCACTATATCCCGGTATTCAAGTGGACGTTCTTTTTTTGTCCACGCATCGACGACCATCGTTTTCTGATCCATTAATGAGCGAATTTTTCGGATGATATAGCGAGCTTCCCACTGGGATTTTTTCAACTCGTCAATTTCTAAGATTTCTTCATTGATTTCTTTGTCTTCACTCGCACCTTCATCGACATCTTCCGTTTGCTGAGACAGAATCGTAAGCTCTACTGAAGATGGCTGATCCGGATACGGAGCTCCTGCTTTTAAGGCTGCCGCTTCATCGTACTGAATTTCCCCAACTCGTTTCCCCATGATTTGAGAAAATATAAAATTGGTTGCATCCAAAACTTCCGCGCGACTTCGGAAGTTGGCATTTAAATCGATTTTCACACCTGTATGTTGCGGTTCTATCGTAAACTTCAAGTACTTCTCCAGGAACAACATCGGTTCAGCCAATCGGAAGCGATAAATCGATTGTTTGACGTCACCCACCATGAACATATTGCCATTTGCTTCCGTACCGGTTTTGACAATTTGCAAAATGGTTTCTTGCAAACGGTTTGTATCCTGATATTCATCCACTAGAACTTCTTTGTATTGCATCATGATGTCATGTGCCGTGCTTGAAGGAACAAGTTGGCCATCTTCTTCTTCCGTCAATATTTGCAAGGCAAAATGCTCCAAATCCGAGAAATCGACTAACCCTCGCTCACTTTTTGCCAAACGATATTGGTCACCATAAGTTAATGTCAGTTCCACCAATGTTACTAGAAGAGGGTGCATCATTCTCATTTCCTGCAATAATCTTGCTGGTGTTCGTGTGAAATAGGCTTCTTTCACACCATTGACGCGTTTCTTCAATTGATCACGTTTATCTTTCGCTTTTTGAACGAGTTCGTCGTCGAACGTATCTTTCGGGATGCGGGCAGCCGTCGCAAATTTCAACGTTTGGAAAAAGTCAAAAGTCGACTGCCACGATTGTGTGGAAATACGACGAATCGCTTCAGCAATTACGAGTTGATCTTGTTCCACTGTGGTCCCGTAAGGAGCTGGACCTGCCGGAAGCAACGCATATTGACGAATCTCTTCCGTCATCGCATACGCTTCTTCCATAGCATGCTGGATGGTCAGTTTAAGCGCTCCGATAAAGGGCAGATCATCGATTACCATATCGTCAGGCACATTATAGCTTTGTGGGATTGACTGTAACCATTTCTTCGGTTCCGGATGTACACTTGCTGTGTCATATAATTTATCAATCAACGTTTCAATCATTTGATCGTCCCGGTCTGTCGTGAAACTGTCAACAAGTCTGTACAGCGCTTCCGGATTTTCCGCTTTATGCGCCGACTCCAATATCGCAGCCAATACATCATCACGAATTAGAGCTGCTTCCGCTTCGTTTGCCAGTCTGAATCCCGGATCCAAATCGAGGATGTAAGCGTACTGCTTAACAATGGATAAACAAAAAGAGTGAAGTGTCGAGATTTGCGCTTTATTCAATAGACTCAATTGTCTTCTTAAATGACTGGAATTCGGATTTTTCACAAGCGCTTTTTCCAGCGCTTCCGCCATCCGGTGTCGCATTTCGGCCGCCGATGCATTGGTAAATGTCACAACGAGAAGCTCATCCACATCAATCGGATTATCTTCACGAATCATCTTTTGGATTAGACGTTCAATCAGGACAGCCGTTTTTCCTGAGCCAGCTGCCGCTGAAACGAGTATGTCACGTCCTTCTGCAAAAATGGCGCGCCATTGAGCGTCAGTCCATGTAACATCTTGTGGTTTAATCGGTATGAGCATCAGGTGAGACCTCCTCTTTAATTCGTTGCGTGACTTCTTCTAGTGTACCTACCGACAGTTTACGATAGTGCTGTTCAGGATCTGTAGGATCAAACTGGCATACACTACGGAAATTACAATAGTCGCATGCTGTTTTATCCTTCATCCTGTAGGGCAGAACCCGTGTATCGCCAGCGAGCATCCCATCTCCGGCTTGCTGATGCTTTTTACGTACAAATGTCCGCAAATTCGCCATGTCCTGTGTGGACACAACTTTCGAAAAAGATTTGGATATGGAGCCATCTTTATTGATGCGGGCTGGTATAACTTTTGAAGTGCCTGCTATTTCCGTATCCATTTCACTTAAGACGTTGGCATCGTCTATCAGTAAACCGCGCATTTTATATTTCTTAAATACTTCTTCCGCAAGGTCCATGTCAGAAAGCTCTTTAGCCAATTTCAACATTGGATTATGAACATGCATATATAACACGCCTGCCGGACTGGCATCTTCACCTAACCAAATTGCCGAGTTACTGACAGCCACATCCAAATACGTAAGCATCTGCAGGGAAATTCCATAATACACATCATTTAAATCAAGTCCTTTAGCGGACGATTTGTAATCAACGATTCGCACAAATGGCTGGCCATCCACAACAGCTGCGTCCACGCGGTCTATTCGACCACGCATTTTCATGGCGTGACCATTTTTCAATGGGATTTCCAATGTGGGCAATTCTTCTCCAGGACCAAAACCAGCTTCTATCGCGATTGGAACAAAAGTCGAGACACTGGCATGATCACGTAAAGTCGTCATGGTGCGTTGCAAAATCTGGACGAGTTTACGTTGAATATAGGTATATCTTTTTGTGCTGAGTAAAATTTGATGGACAAAAAATGGCGAAATTTCTTCTACTGCTTGTCTCGCCAGTTCCCAAGCCTGAGTAGTTGAAAGCTGTGCCCAAGTTAACCCCAATCGCTTCGTTTCGTCAGAAATCCATTTCAAAGCGGCATGGAATAAATCTCCGATGGCCGGGGCTTCTAGTAAATATTCTGCGCGTTCTTCCAAGCGCAAACCATACGTTGCGAAATGTGCAAAAGGACAACTGTAATATTTCTCGACACGTGACACACTGGATGTAAACGTATCCCCATACAAGGCATTGGTCGTTTCACGGTCCAGACGCTCTGCGATTATTGGATTCGTCAGTGGTCGAATAATCCGTTCGAAAACGCTATGCCAAAATGGATCATTTTCATAATAGGAAGCAACCGCCTGCCATTCTTCCTCCAGATTTCCTTCTACAACCGCTTGTTTTAATTTAGTGGCAAGGTACGGCAAAGTTGCCCGAGGATGTTGGATATAGTAATCTGTACTGTCTTTCAAAACAGCCGGATCAATGACAGCCAGTTCCAATTCGATTTTCGGCAACAATTGTTGCAATCGTTTGATGAATGTCGAAGGAAGCAGTGCTTTCCCTTCTTCATCCGCAACAGCGTATGACACAAACAGTTTTTCGGAAGCTGTTGTCACCGCTCGGTACGCCATATAGGATTCGTCCATCAGACGCATTTTTGACGTCGGAGCCAGCTCAAAGCCAATTTGCATAAACCATTCCCGCTCGGTATCCGAAAGCAACCCTTCCTGTTCGAGTCGTTTTGGAAATACCCCGTCATTGACGCCAATTACAAATGCTGCCCGAATATCAGACAATCGGGATAAATCAACCGTTGCTACGGTTACTTGATCGAGTGACGGTGGAATGCGGGAGAACTCCAACGTGTCAAAACCTTCTTCCAATAGTAGCAAGCTTTCTTTAGGAGTCAGTTTTTCATCACCAAACATCAACACAAATTGATCCAGTACATCTACCCACTGTGACCAGGCCTGGTCATGCTCGGTAGCTAACAAAAGACGCCCCTGTTCATTTTCCTCATCTTTTAACCCTTGCAGCTTATCGTAAATCTGTAACTCTTCGATTAATTCAAATAGTGCCTGTGCGACGTCTCTTCCTGTCCCGCATGCCTCTATTTTCCGTCTAAACTCCTGAAGAGGGGTCAAAACGATGTTTCTCACTGCAGTTATGTCAGCTTGGATAGCACGTTCTTCATCTGTTTGAACTTTTGAATGGAATTCAAGTCCACGGTATTTTTTCACGAGCCAGCGTCGTTCATCCGACCAGCGATCGCCATAAATCCCTTGTGAAATCACGAAATTCTCTAAACGATCTGCGCGTTCACGCCATACTCTTTTATTTGCTTGTAGCGGGAAGAACAAATCCGTTTTGATGGCCCTGAACATTGGCTCATATTGAAAATCATTTAAAACTGCTTCAAAAACAGAACGACTGAATTCGACCAATGGATGATGAAGCATGGCCTTTTTCCGATTGATGAATACAGGAATATCGTATTGAGCAAATGTGGTTTCAATCAATTCATCGTACACTTCGGGTTGGCGATATAAAATCGCAACATCACGATAGCGAAGCTGTTCGTCACGAACAAGACTTCGGATATGTCTTGCAACTGCGTGAATTTCTGCCCTTCTACTGTCCGCTTCCACCACAAGTACATGATTATGATCGTCAATGGATGGTACGGGATAACTATGTAAGTTCGCTTCAATATGTTTAATCTCATTTGTCATAAAACGCTTGTTTTCGTTTAAATGGATTGAAGGTTCAATTGCTATGGATTCAGTACGTGCCACTTCCTTTAAACGTTCTGCAGTCTTAGCGGCACTGTGGAATAATGACTGCTCATCCATCAAATCAAGGCTTTCATCATCCAAAGGCAGTGCAATGGTGACGCGTTTCGCATGTTTAATCAGTTCTCCGATAATTTCGTATTCCCGGGTTGTCATCGTCACAAAACCATCAATATAAACGTCCGCCTCAGCAATTAATTCCGATTGAACAATTTGCTTGGACAGCAAAGCATAGTAACCTTCGCTGTCAATATAAGCAGTTCCAAGCCGTTCCTCCAAAGCACGCAACAAAACCGACAAGTCATGTGACTTATCTTGTAAAGTGCGCGGGGCATTCAGTTGTTTAAGAGATTCCTCAAGAGAAATTAAAGTTGTACCGTCAAGGCAGTATCGGGTGAACTCCTTTAACAGCATTTCCATCTGGTTAGTAAATCCTCGTTTATTGGCGGCTTGCTTAAAAAGAGAGAACTCTTCCTTGTGTTCTTCAAGCAATCGGCGGATTAACATGCGGTAGCCGAATCCACTGATTTCCTGACGGCTTATCCCTCCGGTTTCCTGTAATACACGCCAAGCCAGTCGTTTGAATGTAGTGACTTGTGTACGGATGATTCCTTTTGAATGATCCATTGCTGAAAGTGCAAATTCAGTGGAAAAGGACATTTGGTCAGGTACCACAAAAAATATAGGCGCACCCAGTGGATTACTCATGGCATTTTCAGTTACTTCATGCCGCATGAATTCAGATTTCCCTACACCAGCTCGTCCGGTAATTAATCGTAATGACACATCCATGCCCCCCTATTGAATCATGTATAAAAAACAAACAAAATCCCGAATATTTTCCTTCCCTCTATTGTACCTAACTACTGCAAGAGGGGGAAATTATTCGGGATTTTCACCTGAGAAATTCATTGTTGCTGATTCAAGTGGCCAGTACCTTGCGACTACTTTTCCAACGATATCTTCTTTGTTGACGAATTGAAAATAACGACTGTCCAAACTTTGTCTGCGATTATCACCAAGAACAAAATACGAATCAGGGGGAATACGTACTGCCCCAGTGATTCCTTCAAGCGTAAAGTTCTCTGTTAATCGGTCGTCGGGGTTTTGATAGGCATCATATGACTGCAAATACGGTTCTTCCACTCTTTGGTTGTTGATAAAGAGCTTGTCGTTCTTGTACGTGAGGACATCTCCTGGTATTCCAATGACTCGTTTTACAAAATCTTCATTGTCAGCGGAATGAAAAACCAAAACATCCAGACGATCAATATCACCAACGGAATACGAAATTTTACTCACTAGTACTTTATCCAAATTGTGGAGTGTAGGCTCCATCGAATGGCCAGAGACGGCATAATTCGTGATAAGAAATGAACGAATGATGACAATGATCATTACTCCGATGACAATCGCTTTTAACCATTCCCATGCCTCTTTTTTCATTGAAGTCAAACCGTTGGCCCCTTCCCTTCCTGTCGTTCTTTTTGAACCAATAAAAAGTTAGCTTCCACCCGTGCATTCAATCGACGTTCAATTTGTTTTCCGATGAACCAAAGCAAAATGATTACGCCAATGACTATAGCAGTCCGTATCGGCTGTGTAATTAGGGCTTTGATATCATAACCGATGAAGCTGATTGTCAAAATCATCACAAATTTCCCAGCCAACAATGTCCATAAATAAGAATTCTTTTTCATGTTAGACAATCCTGCTACCAAATTGACTAATGCTGACGGGGTAAAAGGAAAACATAACAGCAAAAATAATGGAGCGAAACCATGGGTCTCAACCCAATGGATTAATTTTTGAACACGCTCGTGTTTGGTCATGAAACGAAGAAAGCGCGCCCGTCCATATTTTCGAACCAGTAAGAAAACTAAATATGAACCCACAACTGTCCCCGCCCACGATAATAAAAACCCTATCCATAAACCATATGCGCTAGCATTTGCAAAAACGAATACAAATAGAGGTAAAAACGGTAAAAATGCTTCTAAAAATGGTAACAGGAAGCCAATGAGAGGTCCCAGTGAACGATAGTCCCTTGTTAGTTCCAATAAATTTTCAGTTGTTAACCAATCGAACATGTTCCTCATCCTCAAAAAAATTATAGTTATCCTTCAGTTTCCCCGTCGACTGCCAACATCAAACATACTGATAATGGATGATTAAATGAATGACCGTCGTTTCTTCGCTATTATTCACATACCGATGTGTCTGATTTCCGGAAAAAACAAGTGTGTCTCCTTTTAGTAAATCAACTTGTTCACTTTCAAGGATGACTTTCAGTTGTCCATCTACTATTGTAAGCGATTCCTCGACACCTTTCAGGTGAGGGGCACTTTCATAAGAACATAAAGGATCCATTTCAATCCGATAAAACTCCCAGCCCCGTTTTGGATCATACGGAATAATGGAAAATACACGGTAACGGCCTTCGTCTTCTGTTAAAAAAGGAATATCTGTAGGTGATATTTTTTTTGCATTCAGCCTCGGTGGTTGCAATAAAGATGAGAAGCTGATTTTAAGTCCGTCTGCAATTTTCCAAATGGTAGAAACCGTAGGATTGGATTCACCTTTTTCCATTTGCGCCAATTGTGCTTTACTTACATCCGTCAGTTTGGCTATATCATCTAAACTCATCCCGCGTTGTTGTCGTATCATTTTTAATTGTAGGCCTAAATTACGTCTCATCTGTTCCATCTCTTCACCTCTTATTGTTTACTTTACCATACAGATGTATAATATATTAAACTTTGAAGCGGGAGGAATTCGACCAATGACATTTATGAATGGAATAAGAGCTGGGTTAAGCATTGCCATTGGCTACTTTCCTATCGCATTAACCTTTGGATTACTAGCAAAAACAACCGGGTTGTCTATGTGGGAAGCAACAGCCATGAGTATATTCGTTTTTGCTGGTGCTGCACAATACATATCGTTAACTCTGATATCAACAGGTGTAGACCCTATCTTAATTGTTCTTAATACGTTTGTTGTCAATATCCGACACTTTCTTATGACGGCCTCATTAAATGAAAAGATGCAACCTGAAGCACGTTGGAAAAAAGCCATATATGCGTTTGGGGTGACGGATGAAACGTTCTCCGTATTAGCAACAAATAAAGCCGACAAAATCCGGACTCCTTTTGCAGCCGGTGTTATTCTGATTTCTTACGGCAGCTGGGTGGTCTTCACTGCTATAGGTCATGTCATTGGTGCCAATTTACCCGAGTTCCTTCAAGCAGCCATGTCGATTGCTTTATACGCAATGTTTGTCGGACTGCTCGTTCCATCCATGAAAGGTAACCGTAAAGTGATGCTGCTGGCTTTCTTCGGTGCAGTGATTCACAGTGCTTTGTATTGGAGCGGCCTCCTTTCAACAGGATGGTCCATTTTAGTAGCGACGCTCGGTTCAGCCATTTTGGTTGAAATGCTGTATGCGAAGAAAGGAAGTGCAAGTTAATGGAAAAATCGTACTGGTGGATGTTACTTGGAATGGCTGTGGTCACCTATATACCACGCGCATTTCCACTAACATTTCTGGAAGGCCGAGAATTGCCTCCCATTGTCAGCGGAATACTGCGTAATATTCCTTACGCTGTTTTGGGCGCACTGATCTTTCCCGCTATGTTGTTTGTACAGGAAGGAAATATGTTATTCGGGCTTATTGGTGCACTTGCCGCTTTTACACTAGCATTTGCTGGAGCGAATGTAATTATCGTTGTCATGGGGTCCATTGCTGTTCTGGCGATATATGGTTTGATAGGTTGATGTAATATATTTGGATTATATGACAAAAAACGAATAGCATCATAGCTATTCGCTTTTTATTATACTTCAATTCATTATATGTTCGGCTAGCGCAAATGTAAGATAAACTAGGCAGTCCCTTAACAAATCCCCTTTTTAAGCTTTTACAAGTTCCAGAACTCGATCCGGATCGAATCCCAAAACCCATTGACCGTTAATATTTGTTTGTGGAACTCCCATTTGCCCAGTTGTTTCCACTAATTTTTGTGCTGCTATAGGATCTGCTTGAACATTCACTTCCGTGAACTCCATTTCATTTTGTTTCAGGAAACTTTTCATCATGTCGCAATATGGACATGTGTTGGTTGAATAAACAGTAATTTGTGGTTTCATTTTGTATACCTCCGATATTATGCTTTTTTATAAGCAACATAATTGCCAGTTAAATGTTTAATATTTTCGCTTGTCTTGCTAATTTATCATAAAAAATGAGATTGAAAATACATTTACTTTCCCTCCAGTTTTTATGAAAATCCACATTTTATTTACAATATACTACTAGGGGTCTACAAGTTCAAATAATTAGTATTCACAATGTTTCCCACAAAAAAAACGTCTCTACACATAAGTGTAAAGACGTTTTGTTAATCATCCTGTCTTTTTCCTCGTTCCATCATACGTGTCGCGTACCAAAATCCGATTGTCAATGATAATGCATCAACAATAAATAACAGCCATGTATGCGTATACCCGACATAGACGGAGGCGGTTATAAGAGCTACGGTTAAAATTAAAGCAACGATATGTGAAAATGTGATTCTTGTAAACAGTACGACGAGCAGTCCTGGTAAAAATAATGCAAATAGTATTTTTGTAAACATTGATTCCATTATTGCTCTCCTATCTTACAACCAATAAACCGAGTCGATGATGATCGTGACGATAAATAACATGTTGTCTTAATCTGACTTCACCTTGATGATCCAATACTTCAAGTCGGCAATGTGCAGCATTTATTTGAATCGCTTCATATAATTCCCGTTCATTCGTGACCGTCTGCCCGTTAACCCTGCGGATACATTCTCCAATAACAAGTCCCATCTTATCCGCTGGAGATTCCGGTAATACGCCTGCAATCATCACACCTGAATCTTGTGGAGAAACGGCGTAATTTCCTTGTCTTTCCTTTATGGCAAAATACATCCATACCCCTATTCTTGCAAAAGCACCTAGAGCTAAACTAATAGCCGCGACAATTGGTAGCCAATAAGCAATGAGTGATAAACCTATTGTGGCCACCCCAACGATGATGACGGCTTTACCTAACTTCGGATATAAATTCACAGGGAGTGTCCTGCGTGCTTTTTGCTGGAACCCGATTACAATTGGAAATAACACAAAAGCAAACGTTTCATTTCCAATTGTAAATTGTGGCCAATAAGTCATGAAATCCGGTACTACACTTCCAGGTACAATGCCCAATACAGGCAACAACCACAGTCGTTTTGATAAATAACTGGCAGATGTCAAACCACGTGCCGATTTTTCCAATATAGGAGATGCCGATTCAGCACCTGTTTTTCGGATTAGCAACCCCTC from Paenisporosarcina sp. FSL H8-0542 encodes:
- the addA gene encoding helicase-exonuclease AddAB subunit AddA encodes the protein MLIPIKPQDVTWTDAQWRAIFAEGRDILVSAAAGSGKTAVLIERLIQKMIREDNPIDVDELLVVTFTNASAAEMRHRMAEALEKALVKNPNSSHLRRQLSLLNKAQISTLHSFCLSIVKQYAYILDLDPGFRLANEAEAALIRDDVLAAILESAHKAENPEALYRLVDSFTTDRDDQMIETLIDKLYDTASVHPEPKKWLQSIPQSYNVPDDMVIDDLPFIGALKLTIQHAMEEAYAMTEEIRQYALLPAGPAPYGTTVEQDQLVIAEAIRRISTQSWQSTFDFFQTLKFATAARIPKDTFDDELVQKAKDKRDQLKKRVNGVKEAYFTRTPARLLQEMRMMHPLLVTLVELTLTYGDQYRLAKSERGLVDFSDLEHFALQILTEEEDGQLVPSSTAHDIMMQYKEVLVDEYQDTNRLQETILQIVKTGTEANGNMFMVGDVKQSIYRFRLAEPMLFLEKYLKFTIEPQHTGVKIDLNANFRSRAEVLDATNFIFSQIMGKRVGEIQYDEAAALKAGAPYPDQPSSVELTILSQQTEDVDEGASEDKEINEEILEIDELKKSQWEARYIIRKIRSLMDQKTMVVDAWTKKERPLEYRDIVILTRSMTWSADLTEEFKQAGIPLYANLSKGYFDALEVMIMLNTLRIVDNPYQDIPLASVLRAPFVGLTEAELSHIRLSAPKEPFYEALKNFVRMGGSGIASETAEKLQRFFLHYEEWRDLARRGSLADLIWRIYMDTHYYEMVGAMPGGKQRQANLRALHDRALSYEKSSFRGLFRFLRFIDRMKKRGDDLGTARAMSEKENVVRLMTIHSSKGLEFPYVFIAGLGRDFNQMDFNELYLFDQTFGLAVKAVDPDKRISFTSLPFLAMKEKKQLELKSEEMRVLYVAMTRAKEKLMLVATVKDAQKSIDKWQDISASSGDMLPEYVRSRAKGFLDWIGPAVARHHDFALWQGQVDSDALQHPSKWSFETIHVEELRQVIAIDTTSEPSDATKQKGISPEIMSEVERRFNTVYIHERSTVKRSKQSVSELKRIDQLRKEEEPEFFRTKEVQQAITSVHKRPAFLQQGEHKLTSAEIGTAMHTAMQHLDFNLHPGREMIESFIQLLADRQLLTTNEAKAIKVNAIENFLQSPLVDRLRHASEVLREVPFTYGMKDEDGDIQILQGIADCLFQEEDGQWVLLDYKTDRIKGVFHNETSILREMQHRYGLQLSLYQKAIENILSITIKEKILYLFDSNQIIVLED
- the addB gene encoding helicase-exonuclease AddAB subunit AddB produces the protein MSLRLITGRAGVGKSEFMRHEVTENAMSNPLGAPIFFVVPDQMSFSTEFALSAMDHSKGIIRTQVTTFKRLAWRVLQETGGISRQEISGFGYRMLIRRLLEEHKEEFSLFKQAANKRGFTNQMEMLLKEFTRYCLDGTTLISLEESLKQLNAPRTLQDKSHDLSVLLRALEERLGTAYIDSEGYYALLSKQIVQSELIAEADVYIDGFVTMTTREYEIIGELIKHAKRVTIALPLDDESLDLMDEQSLFHSAAKTAERLKEVARTESIAIEPSIHLNENKRFMTNEIKHIEANLHSYPVPSIDDHNHVLVVEADSRRAEIHAVARHIRSLVRDEQLRYRDVAILYRQPEVYDELIETTFAQYDIPVFINRKKAMLHHPLVEFSRSVFEAVLNDFQYEPMFRAIKTDLFFPLQANKRVWRERADRLENFVISQGIYGDRWSDERRWLVKKYRGLEFHSKVQTDEERAIQADITAVRNIVLTPLQEFRRKIEACGTGRDVAQALFELIEELQIYDKLQGLKDEENEQGRLLLATEHDQAWSQWVDVLDQFVLMFGDEKLTPKESLLLLEEGFDTLEFSRIPPSLDQVTVATVDLSRLSDIRAAFVIGVNDGVFPKRLEQEGLLSDTEREWFMQIGFELAPTSKMRLMDESYMAYRAVTTASEKLFVSYAVADEEGKALLPSTFIKRLQQLLPKIELELAVIDPAVLKDSTDYYIQHPRATLPYLATKLKQAVVEGNLEEEWQAVASYYENDPFWHSVFERIIRPLTNPIIAERLDRETTNALYGDTFTSSVSRVEKYYSCPFAHFATYGLRLEERAEYLLEAPAIGDLFHAALKWISDETKRLGLTWAQLSTTQAWELARQAVEEISPFFVHQILLSTKRYTYIQRKLVQILQRTMTTLRDHASVSTFVPIAIEAGFGPGEELPTLEIPLKNGHAMKMRGRIDRVDAAVVDGQPFVRIVDYKSSAKGLDLNDVYYGISLQMLTYLDVAVSNSAIWLGEDASPAGVLYMHVHNPMLKLAKELSDMDLAEEVFKKYKMRGLLIDDANVLSEMDTEIAGTSKVIPARINKDGSISKSFSKVVSTQDMANLRTFVRKKHQQAGDGMLAGDTRVLPYRMKDKTACDYCNFRSVCQFDPTDPEQHYRKLSVGTLEEVTQRIKEEVSPDAHTD
- the lepB gene encoding signal peptidase I; this encodes MKKEAWEWLKAIVIGVMIIVIIRSFLITNYAVSGHSMEPTLHNLDKVLVSKISYSVGDIDRLDVLVFHSADNEDFVKRVIGIPGDVLTYKNDKLFINNQRVEEPYLQSYDAYQNPDDRLTENFTLEGITGAVRIPPDSYFVLGDNRRQSLDSRYFQFVNKEDIVGKVVARYWPLESATMNFSGENPE
- a CDS encoding TVP38/TMEM64 family protein encodes the protein MFDWLTTENLLELTRDYRSLGPLIGFLLPFLEAFLPFLPLFVFVFANASAYGLWIGFLLSWAGTVVGSYLVFLLVRKYGRARFLRFMTKHERVQKLIHWVETHGFAPLFLLLCFPFTPSALVNLVAGLSNMKKNSYLWTLLAGKFVMILTISFIGYDIKALITQPIRTAIVIGVIILLWFIGKQIERRLNARVEANFLLVQKERQEGKGPTV
- a CDS encoding XRE family transcriptional regulator translates to MEQMRRNLGLQLKMIRQQRGMSLDDIAKLTDVSKAQLAQMEKGESNPTVSTIWKIADGLKISFSSLLQPPRLNAKKISPTDIPFLTEDEGRYRVFSIIPYDPKRGWEFYRIEMDPLCSYESAPHLKGVEESLTIVDGQLKVILESEQVDLLKGDTLVFSGNQTHRYVNNSEETTVIHLIIHYQYV
- a CDS encoding AzlC family ABC transporter permease is translated as MTFMNGIRAGLSIAIGYFPIALTFGLLAKTTGLSMWEATAMSIFVFAGAAQYISLTLISTGVDPILIVLNTFVVNIRHFLMTASLNEKMQPEARWKKAIYAFGVTDETFSVLATNKADKIRTPFAAGVILISYGSWVVFTAIGHVIGANLPEFLQAAMSIALYAMFVGLLVPSMKGNRKVMLLAFFGAVIHSALYWSGLLSTGWSILVATLGSAILVEMLYAKKGSAS
- a CDS encoding AzlD domain-containing protein; amino-acid sequence: MEKSYWWMLLGMAVVTYIPRAFPLTFLEGRELPPIVSGILRNIPYAVLGALIFPAMLFVQEGNMLFGLIGALAAFTLAFAGANVIIVVMGSIAVLAIYGLIG
- a CDS encoding glutaredoxin family protein, whose translation is MKPQITVYSTNTCPYCDMMKSFLKQNEMEFTEVNVQADPIAAQKLVETTGQMGVPQTNINGQWVLGFDPDRVLELVKA
- a CDS encoding CsbA family protein; its protein translation is MESMFTKILFALFLPGLLVVLFTRITFSHIVALILTVALITASVYVGYTHTWLLFIVDALSLTIGFWYATRMMERGKRQDD
- a CDS encoding PDZ domain-containing protein, coding for MWQEIGLELIKGIGKFFINPLFYVAICFAVLLGYVRVKRERRSFRTRILWGWTEVKRMFTDIWMYALILSLLSTGIGLTLTTDWVVTFSLISAIIVVLFMYQIGSPVISAALATCALWIGYEMNTSFSILNFEWVGDRNWIELSLPVSLLMGAAVIAEGLLIRKTGAESASPILEKSARGLTSASYLSKRLWLLPVLGIVPGSVVPDFMTYWPQFTIGNETFAFVLFPIVIGFQQKARRTLPVNLYPKLGKAVIIVGVATIGLSLIAYWLPIVAAISLALGAFARIGVWMYFAIKERQGNYAVSPQDSGVMIAGVLPESPADKMGLVIGECIRRVNGQTVTNERELYEAIQINAAHCRLEVLDHQGEVRLRQHVIYRHDHHRLGLLVVR